In the genome of Candidatus Nitrosocosmicus arcticus, the window CTTTGGGTAGCAACCTGCTTCAGTAGTATGCCATATATAAGAATCAAGAAGATTAGCGTGATCAGTTGTCATGGGAGTATTACCCCAAGGATAAATTGTTTTAGAATTAGAATTGCTATCCCAGGAAGCAGCTTTTTCCCATTCGGCCTCAGTAGGCAACCTCTTTTTGGCCCATTTACAAAAAGCATCTACCTCATAATAACTCAAATTCACGACTGGTTCATCCATTCTAATTTCCTGAGTACCTCGAAAATCCTTTTTGTTCCATTTATTATTGTCTTTGTCCCATACCCAGTAAAGCGGTGAATTCCAATTTTCAGACAATGCCATTTCCCAACCATCCGCCAACCAATATCGGTAATTTTGATACCCACCTGCTTCAATAAACTCAATAAATTCCCGGTTTGTAACTAATCTATTATCAATCTTGTAATTATTCAAATATACCTTGTTCTCTGGTAACTCATTATCATAACAAAATTCTTCACCATTATAGCCTAGCAAGAATAAACCGCCATCAATACATATCATTTCTTTTGGAACATGTTCCGTGACAAAAGGGCTATTAGATTTCTTTGGAACATAGTTATCTGAGTCGTCAAGAAATCGATTATAATAGTACTGAAAATCATAAATCATCAGCTCCTGATGTTGTCTTTCATGATTAAATGCGGTATATATGTCTAAAGTCATTT includes:
- the egtB gene encoding ergothioneine biosynthesis protein EgtB, translated to MQTSLQIEGLIKEFMDLRNKTLELFSPLDIEDAVTQSSDFGSPPNWHIAHVTWFFHKILEKYSKSYNSYDDDYNLSYLNSYYQKYGSILKKSDRGRYPRPTVIQTIKYRKEIEKLFVDFIELTTNDPKDYSNEMTLDIYTAFNHERQHQELMIYDFQYYYNRFLDDSDNYVPKKSNSPFVTEHVPKEMICIDGGLFLLGYNGEEFCYDNELPENKVYLNNYKIDNRLVTNREFIEFIEAGGYQNYRYWLADGWEMALSENWNSPLYWVWDKDNNKWNKKDFRGTQEIRMDEPVVNLSYYEVDAFCKWAKKRLPTEAEWEKAASWDSNSNSKTIYPWGNTPMTTDHANLLDSYIWHTTEAGCYPKGKSHYGCYQMMGDVWEWTSSEYVLYPGFQSRFEEYTDKWAINQKVLRGGSFATPNEQIRNSYRNYFKPHERILFSGFRCAADT